The Fulvivirga ligni genome window below encodes:
- the pgl gene encoding 6-phosphogluconolactonase yields MIKVYKDKIEASEAMAEDLKTIALNSVKENGRFTIALTGGSSPIPLYNLLKEKPLVDEIPWDKTYIFWGDERCVPFDHEDNNAKMAWDTFLDFIPIPLDHVYRMNSEVHPRQGAEEYEKELKNHFKDSDPVFDLILLGMGADGHTASIFPGSGVIHEKEKWVDRGYNMELNSDRITLTAPLINQAKNIFFGVYGEGKAETLKNVIEGEYNPLELPSQLIKPDHGNLVWYTDEAAAALLESK; encoded by the coding sequence ATGATTAAAGTTTATAAAGATAAAATCGAGGCTAGTGAAGCAATGGCCGAAGATTTAAAAACAATTGCTTTAAACAGTGTAAAGGAAAACGGAAGATTTACCATAGCCTTAACCGGTGGTAGCTCACCAATTCCTTTGTATAATCTACTGAAGGAAAAGCCTTTAGTTGATGAAATCCCATGGGATAAAACCTACATTTTCTGGGGTGATGAAAGATGTGTGCCCTTCGATCATGAAGATAATAATGCTAAAATGGCATGGGACACTTTTCTGGATTTCATTCCTATTCCTCTAGACCATGTTTATAGAATGAACAGTGAAGTTCATCCCAGACAAGGCGCGGAAGAATACGAAAAAGAGCTGAAAAACCATTTTAAAGATAGTGACCCCGTATTTGATCTAATCTTACTAGGCATGGGAGCCGACGGGCATACTGCCAGTATATTCCCAGGCTCAGGAGTGATCCATGAAAAGGAGAAATGGGTAGATCGTGGGTATAATATGGAGTTAAATTCTGATAGAATTACTTTAACAGCACCTTTAATCAATCAGGCTAAGAACATCTTCTTTGGTGTTTATGGTGAAGGAAAAGCTGAAACATTGAAGAATGTTATTGAAGGAGAATATAATCCTCTGGAACTGCCTTCTCAACTTATTAAGCCAGACCATGGAAACCTGGTTTGGTATACAGATGAGGCTGCAGCGGCACTTTTAGAAAGTAAATAA
- a CDS encoding response regulator translates to MSKTILAVDDSNSIRVLIDITLSNAGYKVIIAADGDKAIEQLNGQHIDLIITDLNMPNLDGISLIKQVRSHENYSKVPILLLSTESQAVKKEEAKAAGATGWLVKPFEHDKLLAVVKKVIR, encoded by the coding sequence ATGAGTAAAACTATATTGGCAGTAGATGATTCTAATAGCATAAGAGTACTCATTGATATTACTCTGAGCAATGCCGGGTATAAGGTAATCATCGCTGCAGATGGAGACAAGGCAATAGAACAGCTAAATGGCCAACATATCGACCTGATTATCACTGACTTGAACATGCCTAATCTTGATGGTATATCCTTGATAAAACAGGTGAGATCTCATGAAAATTATAGCAAGGTTCCCATTCTGCTATTATCCACTGAGTCTCAGGCCGTAAAGAAAGAGGAAGCAAAAGCGGCGGGTGCTACAGGCTGGCTGGTAAAGCCGTTTGAACATGACAAGTTACTGGCGGTAGTGAAGAAAGTAATCAGATAA
- a CDS encoding chemotaxis protein CheA, with protein sequence MDQLQKTFLLEAEELITDLEEALLAQEQDLHNEAHVKEIFRILHSLKGGGSMFGFNTISTVTHHLESIYDEIRNHRLAPTKEILNITFEALDHIKATLHDQELSIPRNKANHDKINARIEVLIGEELEAEYIPNAEPSVITTYYILIQPKSTIFQNGTNPLYLVDDVISLGTGIVLPSLSKAPYWDTLNPELCFTDFEIILATSEPESEIEDVFIFAQDQCELSIQTIGEGSLLELDGFKLSLLSKPINAEIYGYETIEELAKTYINERTKPKPQSNGQPKLILESSIRVPSSKLDELMDLTSELVTTQAQLSLIAEKLKAADLIDLSESFEKITRRLKDNTFSMCLVPVETMISRFRRLVRDLSNTLEKEVNFKVTGSETELDKAIIESISDPILHLIRNSMDHGLEQGNEREKLGKPAQGTLEFKAYHSGPFVFIQIIDDGKGIDPAKVRKKALQNGLEAAKDQNDQEVLQMIFTPGFSTAEEVTDISGRGVGMDVVKRKIESLKGEVNIESTVNIGTTITIKLPLTLSIIDGMVVQISGNRYVIPLPYVDKCLEIKTNELTSAISQKQIIDGMSLQLFHLRSYFNEEPYDEEITQVIKLNYNQRAVAISIDFIIGQFQTVVKPLSKHYASQPEFSGASVLGDGGIALILDINRLIQALINENNI encoded by the coding sequence ATGGATCAACTCCAAAAGACTTTTTTGCTTGAAGCTGAGGAGCTGATCACTGATTTAGAAGAAGCTCTGCTTGCCCAGGAACAAGACCTGCATAATGAAGCGCATGTAAAAGAAATATTCAGAATACTACATTCCTTAAAAGGCGGTGGAAGCATGTTTGGATTTAATACCATAAGTACCGTAACACATCATTTGGAAAGTATTTATGATGAAATAAGAAACCACAGGCTAGCGCCCACCAAAGAAATTCTAAACATCACTTTTGAAGCATTGGATCATATTAAAGCCACTCTGCATGATCAGGAGCTATCAATCCCAAGAAACAAGGCCAATCATGATAAGATAAATGCCCGAATTGAAGTATTAATAGGAGAAGAACTGGAAGCTGAATATATCCCAAATGCTGAACCCTCTGTAATTACTACTTACTACATCCTTATTCAGCCGAAATCTACCATATTTCAAAATGGCACTAATCCACTGTATCTGGTAGATGATGTGATTAGCCTGGGAACTGGTATAGTGCTACCATCACTTAGCAAGGCACCCTACTGGGACACTCTGAATCCTGAGCTTTGCTTCACTGACTTTGAAATAATATTGGCAACCTCCGAACCAGAGTCAGAAATAGAAGACGTTTTCATTTTTGCTCAGGATCAGTGCGAGCTAAGCATTCAAACCATTGGCGAGGGAAGCCTGCTTGAATTGGACGGTTTCAAATTATCTTTACTCAGTAAGCCGATTAACGCTGAAATATATGGCTATGAAACTATAGAAGAACTAGCCAAAACCTATATAAACGAGCGTACGAAACCAAAGCCCCAATCAAACGGGCAGCCTAAATTAATTTTAGAAAGCAGCATAAGAGTACCTTCTAGCAAGCTGGATGAGCTCATGGACCTTACCAGCGAGCTGGTCACCACTCAGGCTCAGCTTTCGCTCATAGCAGAAAAATTAAAAGCCGCTGATCTTATTGATCTGTCAGAAAGTTTCGAGAAAATAACCCGGAGATTAAAAGACAATACCTTCTCCATGTGTCTGGTGCCCGTTGAAACCATGATCAGCCGATTCAGACGGTTAGTTAGGGATCTCAGCAACACCTTGGAGAAAGAAGTGAATTTCAAAGTTACAGGTTCTGAAACTGAGCTGGACAAAGCCATTATTGAGAGCATCAGTGATCCTATTCTTCATTTGATCAGAAATAGCATGGATCATGGTCTGGAGCAGGGTAATGAAAGAGAAAAACTAGGCAAACCGGCTCAAGGCACACTTGAATTTAAAGCTTATCATTCCGGTCCATTTGTCTTCATACAAATCATTGATGACGGAAAGGGTATAGATCCTGCAAAAGTCAGAAAAAAGGCCTTGCAAAATGGATTAGAGGCCGCTAAAGATCAAAATGATCAAGAAGTGCTGCAGATGATATTTACCCCCGGCTTCTCCACTGCCGAAGAAGTCACGGACATTTCAGGCAGAGGTGTAGGCATGGATGTGGTGAAACGAAAAATCGAATCATTAAAAGGTGAAGTCAACATCGAATCTACCGTTAATATAGGCACCACCATAACGATAAAACTTCCTTTGACTTTGTCCATCATTGATGGCATGGTAGTACAAATATCAGGGAATCGGTATGTCATTCCACTGCCCTATGTAGACAAGTGCCTGGAGATTAAAACTAACGAACTTACCTCGGCCATTAGTCAGAAACAGATCATTGATGGGATGTCGCTACAATTATTTCATTTAAGATCCTATTTCAACGAAGAACCATATGATGAAGAAATCACTCAGGTCATCAAGCTAAATTACAACCAACGGGCAGTTGCCATTAGCATAGATTTTATTATTGGTCAGTTTCAAACGGTGGTAAAACCGTTGAGCAAGCACTATGCCTCGCAGCCTGAGTTTAGCGGCGCTTCTGTTCTGGGAGATGGCGGCATAGCTTTAATTCTGGATATCAATCGGTTAATTCAAGCTTTGATCAATGAAAACAATATTTAA
- a CDS encoding chemotaxis protein CheW → MKTIFNLQDIDLDDNVFQFYLVFSLGQENFGAPAKMITEILEVPTITKVPRSSPEMRGVINLRGSVVPIVDIRNKLGLNYAEDTEDTRIIIMEILMDDHYEKVGAVVDDMQEVLDIRPEQIKEIGSSNRKYEAAFTNEIAEVQDQTIYLLQPDHVFAP, encoded by the coding sequence ATGAAAACAATATTTAATTTACAAGACATAGATTTAGACGATAATGTCTTTCAGTTTTATCTGGTGTTTTCACTTGGCCAGGAGAATTTTGGTGCTCCGGCAAAAATGATTACGGAAATTTTGGAGGTGCCTACCATTACCAAAGTGCCCCGGTCTTCTCCTGAAATGAGAGGTGTTATAAATCTTCGAGGCAGTGTAGTACCCATCGTTGACATTAGGAATAAACTGGGCCTCAACTATGCTGAGGACACTGAAGATACTCGAATCATCATCATGGAGATACTTATGGATGACCACTATGAAAAAGTAGGAGCGGTTGTAGATGATATGCAGGAGGTGCTGGACATAAGACCGGAGCAAATCAAGGAAATAGGCTCCTCTAACAGGAAATACGAAGCTGCTTTCACCAATGAAATAGCAGAAGTACAAGATCAGACAATCTATCTATTACAGCCTGATCATGTTTTTGCACCCTGA
- a CDS encoding protein-glutamate methylesterase/protein-glutamine glutaminase encodes MPNTKIKVLIIDDSVVMRQTLSHILSKDRQIKVIGTAADPFIAAEMISKEPPDVITLDIEMPRMDGLTFLSKIMSQRPIPTVIISRFTEKGSGNAIRALEIGAIEVIDKNTLGAKSKTETEQHIIHLVKVASKAMVRRKNLTGHSTFKRSSMNDAKSLPSEQVIAFGASTGGTVALASILQNMPPNCPGIVIVQHMPQAFTRSFAEHLNSICQITVKEAEDLTPILKGQALIAPGNQHMTVINTGRHFSVSLNDAEAINRHKPSVDVLFYSLAECAASKSVGIILTGMGTDGSQGLLALKQAGAMTIAQDENSCSVYGMPKEAIRLHAAEHILPLSEIAPFLIKSLDKK; translated from the coding sequence ATGCCAAATACTAAAATAAAAGTTCTGATCATAGATGACTCCGTGGTGATGAGGCAAACACTGAGTCACATCCTTAGCAAGGATCGACAGATCAAGGTAATAGGCACAGCCGCGGATCCTTTTATAGCTGCAGAAATGATTAGCAAAGAACCCCCAGATGTGATTACACTGGATATAGAGATGCCTCGCATGGATGGCCTTACCTTTCTTTCCAAAATTATGTCACAAAGGCCCATCCCCACGGTAATTATATCTCGATTTACTGAGAAAGGAAGTGGAAATGCAATAAGAGCATTAGAAATCGGCGCTATAGAGGTGATTGATAAAAACACGCTGGGTGCTAAAAGCAAAACCGAAACAGAACAGCATATTATACATCTGGTAAAAGTGGCTTCCAAGGCCATGGTAAGACGGAAAAACTTAACAGGTCACAGCACTTTCAAGAGGTCATCCATGAACGATGCGAAGAGTTTACCTTCTGAGCAAGTGATCGCCTTCGGTGCATCTACCGGTGGCACAGTGGCGCTGGCCAGCATACTCCAAAATATGCCTCCCAATTGCCCTGGAATAGTTATAGTACAGCACATGCCTCAAGCTTTTACCCGCTCTTTTGCAGAACATTTAAATAGCATTTGTCAGATTACAGTAAAAGAAGCAGAAGATCTCACTCCTATACTTAAAGGCCAGGCCCTAATAGCTCCAGGCAATCAGCATATGACGGTGATAAACACCGGTAGGCATTTCAGCGTAAGCCTAAACGATGCAGAGGCCATCAATAGACATAAACCATCAGTAGATGTGTTATTTTATTCATTGGCAGAATGTGCCGCCAGCAAATCGGTAGGAATAATACTTACCGGCATGGGTACAGACGGCTCACAAGGCCTCCTGGCTTTAAAGCAGGCTGGGGCCATGACAATAGCGCAAGATGAAAATTCTTGCAGTGTATATGGCATGCCGAAAGAGGCCATCAGGCTTCACGCGGCTGAGCATATATTACCATTAAGTGAAATTGCACCATTCTTAATCAAATCATTAGATAAGAAATAA
- a CDS encoding AMP-binding protein, with the protein MSDFPWIKSYPKGIPATIAPLKHQSLAEMFEEGFQKYKNLEAYENMGASLTYDEVDHLSKKFAAFLQGHCQLKKGDRIAIQMPNLLQYPIVLIGALRAGIIVVNTNPLYTPREMEHQFKDADVKAVIIVANFASNLEKVLASTGIKNIVITEIGDLMGGLKGKLVNFAVKHIKKMVPKYNIPQAISFKKALSIGESHSFTAPELKQDDLAFLQYTGGTTGVSKGAQLSHGNILAHTVQVTHWFSPLLEDGKHETMITAIPLYHIFALSVNGIFMFKIGAKNILITNPRDMKGFIKELKKHKFTLMTGVNTLFNGLLNQEDFKTVDFSQLKTCIGGGMAVQDFVAKKWETVTGGPLVEGYGLSETSPVLSVNPLDGTHQLGTIGLPTPSTEMAVFDEEGNKLNDGEVGEICARGPQVMSGYWNKSNDNVFFEGNWFRTGDMGTMNENGFFKIVDRKKDMINVSGFNVYPNEVENVVANHPKVSEVAAVGVPDERSTEVVKIFVVKSDPSLTEEELKEFCHENLTGYKRPKHIEFRDELPKSNVGKILRRELRES; encoded by the coding sequence ATGAGTGACTTCCCTTGGATTAAAAGCTACCCGAAAGGCATACCTGCTACAATAGCCCCTTTAAAGCATCAATCATTGGCAGAGATGTTTGAAGAAGGGTTTCAGAAATATAAAAACCTGGAAGCTTATGAAAACATGGGCGCTTCTCTCACTTATGATGAAGTGGATCACTTATCAAAAAAATTCGCTGCCTTCCTTCAAGGCCACTGCCAGCTAAAAAAAGGAGATAGAATAGCGATACAAATGCCTAATCTACTGCAATATCCTATAGTATTAATAGGCGCTCTTCGAGCTGGTATCATTGTAGTGAATACCAACCCTCTTTACACACCAAGAGAAATGGAACATCAGTTTAAAGATGCTGATGTAAAGGCGGTGATTATTGTGGCTAACTTTGCCAGCAATCTGGAAAAAGTATTAGCCAGCACCGGCATAAAGAACATAGTGATCACTGAAATAGGCGATCTCATGGGGGGCTTAAAGGGTAAACTGGTAAACTTTGCTGTAAAGCACATCAAGAAAATGGTGCCTAAGTACAATATCCCTCAGGCCATTTCCTTCAAAAAAGCATTATCAATAGGCGAAAGTCACAGCTTCACGGCTCCTGAGCTCAAGCAAGATGACTTGGCCTTTTTACAATATACAGGAGGCACCACCGGTGTTTCTAAAGGAGCGCAGCTTTCACATGGTAATATCCTGGCGCATACTGTGCAAGTAACGCATTGGTTCTCACCACTGTTAGAAGACGGCAAGCACGAAACTATGATCACAGCCATTCCGCTTTATCATATTTTCGCACTTTCAGTAAATGGCATTTTCATGTTTAAAATAGGTGCTAAAAACATACTTATCACCAACCCAAGAGACATGAAAGGCTTCATTAAGGAGCTTAAAAAACACAAGTTCACCTTAATGACTGGCGTTAACACTCTTTTCAATGGTTTGCTTAACCAGGAAGATTTCAAGACGGTAGACTTCAGCCAATTAAAGACCTGTATAGGCGGTGGTATGGCCGTACAAGATTTCGTAGCCAAAAAATGGGAGACTGTTACTGGAGGTCCTTTGGTAGAGGGTTACGGACTTAGTGAGACTTCACCGGTTTTATCAGTAAACCCGCTGGACGGAACTCATCAATTAGGTACAATTGGCTTACCTACACCAAGCACTGAAATGGCTGTTTTTGATGAAGAGGGCAATAAACTTAACGATGGCGAAGTAGGAGAAATCTGTGCCAGAGGTCCTCAGGTAATGTCTGGCTACTGGAATAAGAGTAATGACAATGTTTTCTTTGAAGGCAACTGGTTCAGAACAGGAGACATGGGTACCATGAACGAAAACGGCTTCTTTAAAATTGTAGACCGTAAGAAAGATATGATCAACGTATCTGGCTTTAACGTTTACCCGAACGAAGTAGAAAATGTAGTGGCTAATCACCCTAAAGTATCTGAGGTAGCCGCTGTGGGGGTACCTGATGAAAGGTCTACGGAAGTAGTGAAAATCTTTGTAGTGAAAAGCGATCCTTCATTGACAGAAGAAGAACTGAAGGAATTCTGCCATGAAAACCTTACGGGATATAAACGCCCTAAACACATTGAGTTTAGAGATGAACTTCCAAAATCAAATGTAGGTAAAATTTTACGCAGGGAACTGAGAGAATCCTAA
- a CDS encoding glycosyltransferase family 4 protein encodes MIETVSFTEPHADMNILFLTYQGDIAGSTNSISYLSQGLAEKGHNVIMGCRKESLLYKNLSNSKVGLIPMTFDSRFDVDNMKQIKETVKKHNIQVINAQSSLDRYTSILARWRYQLPVKLVHTRRQVSRSVGGIQNVFYQTGTDKIVAVSDGIKKSLMAKGIKEKNIEVIYNGTPPQKYNNIDPKEVELLKAKFDIQPGDFVIGCVARAKEQVQLLQALAHVNFKAKVIFAGIEETAEYKKIIRENNLKHDIFFEGMVSSENILPYYKIFDVKVLPSKIEGLSQSLLEAMFLKVPVIATALAGNLDLINNRINGLLFEDENIQDLAEVLTAVYHNKDLRASLASEGFKTAQEFSVDRTVNNFETLFTSLLK; translated from the coding sequence ATGATTGAAACGGTCTCTTTTACAGAGCCACATGCAGATATGAACATCTTATTCCTCACCTACCAGGGCGATATTGCGGGTTCTACGAACTCTATCAGCTATTTATCCCAGGGACTTGCAGAGAAAGGTCATAACGTGATTATGGGCTGCCGCAAGGAGTCTTTGCTATATAAAAACCTTTCCAACTCCAAGGTAGGGCTCATCCCTATGACTTTTGACTCCCGCTTCGATGTAGACAACATGAAGCAAATTAAAGAAACTGTTAAGAAGCATAACATTCAAGTAATAAATGCTCAGAGCAGCCTGGATAGGTATACCTCTATCCTCGCCCGATGGAGATACCAACTGCCTGTTAAATTAGTACACACGCGCAGGCAGGTTTCCAGAAGTGTGGGAGGCATTCAGAATGTATTTTATCAGACCGGGACGGATAAAATCGTAGCCGTGAGTGATGGTATTAAAAAATCATTGATGGCCAAAGGAATTAAAGAGAAGAATATAGAGGTCATCTACAACGGCACTCCTCCTCAAAAATACAATAACATTGACCCAAAAGAGGTTGAACTACTCAAAGCCAAGTTCGATATTCAGCCCGGTGATTTCGTTATTGGATGTGTGGCCCGTGCTAAAGAGCAAGTGCAGCTTCTACAAGCATTGGCACATGTGAATTTTAAGGCTAAAGTGATCTTTGCTGGCATAGAAGAGACCGCTGAATACAAAAAGATTATAAGAGAAAACAATCTAAAACATGACATATTCTTTGAGGGCATGGTGTCATCAGAGAACATATTGCCATACTATAAAATATTCGATGTAAAGGTGCTCCCCTCAAAAATCGAAGGCCTTTCTCAATCTTTATTAGAAGCCATGTTTTTAAAAGTACCGGTTATAGCCACTGCCTTAGCAGGAAATCTCGACTTGATTAATAATAGAATTAACGGCCTTCTTTTTGAAGATGAAAACATTCAGGACCTGGCAGAAGTGCTCACAGCCGTATATCATAATAAAGACTTAAGGGCCTCTCTCGCATCTGAGGGTTTTAAAACCGCCCAGGAATTTTCGGTTGACAGAACGGTCAATAACTTTGAGACTCTTTTCACTTCATTGTTAAAATAG
- a CDS encoding glycosyltransferase family 39 protein translates to MADLKNNSIKQYYQAHPLRTILLAALFLRLLAAFFSEGYAFHDDHFCVTRVAQSWAQGIPHWVNMDHPPMHSMPYAGINAIIIWIVEHLGITDSIAKTTILRIFHAFYSLLTVYFAYKITNLISNKKNAAKVGWILTILWFMPYLSVKFLAELVCVPPLLAGFYLILREKAESKKLLPYLCAGALFGLAFTFRMHSVLFAGGLGIILLFRKKWLESVVFTAGFLIITFILIAIPDMIFFDYPYQYIVGYFTYNSENAYNYVTGGPFKFLLTTFGFLVPPVSVFLIWGYIKGRKIEPMMYLGILIFFIVHSIFPNKQERFILPMYPFLIIIGTIGWTNFVEHSKFWIKHPKLHNGLWNFFWGINIIATLAMALTFTKRDRIEPLHYLSKKTDVTSVIVESERGGVKQVPVYYLGTNCVDYDELHAGLLGLEEFEANQKYLDPNFKVVFDFGADKSPERLQFEMDSVQKQPNYIIFKGENNFDQRKQRVNALFPGKKLTLEKEINPSHFDQLLHILNPRVHRNDVARVYKID, encoded by the coding sequence TTGGCAGATCTTAAGAATAACTCTATCAAACAGTATTATCAAGCTCATCCTTTGAGAACAATTTTACTGGCAGCACTCTTTTTAAGACTACTAGCGGCATTTTTTTCAGAGGGTTACGCCTTTCATGATGATCACTTCTGCGTGACACGTGTGGCTCAAAGCTGGGCTCAGGGCATTCCGCACTGGGTTAATATGGATCATCCGCCAATGCACAGTATGCCTTATGCAGGTATTAATGCCATTATCATTTGGATAGTAGAGCACCTGGGCATTACTGATTCAATTGCAAAAACTACCATCTTAAGAATTTTCCACGCATTCTATTCACTGCTAACCGTTTACTTTGCTTATAAAATCACGAATCTCATTTCCAATAAAAAGAATGCCGCTAAAGTAGGTTGGATACTCACCATACTGTGGTTTATGCCTTATCTAAGCGTGAAATTCTTGGCTGAATTAGTATGTGTACCTCCACTTTTGGCTGGTTTTTATCTCATTCTTAGAGAAAAAGCGGAAAGCAAAAAGCTACTCCCCTATCTATGTGCGGGAGCTTTATTCGGTTTGGCATTTACCTTCAGGATGCACAGTGTCCTCTTTGCCGGTGGACTAGGGATCATTTTATTATTCAGGAAAAAGTGGCTCGAAAGTGTAGTTTTCACTGCGGGCTTTCTAATCATCACTTTTATATTGATAGCTATTCCTGATATGATTTTCTTTGACTATCCATATCAGTATATCGTGGGTTATTTCACTTACAACAGCGAAAACGCTTACAATTATGTCACTGGTGGGCCATTTAAATTTCTTCTTACCACCTTTGGATTTCTTGTTCCTCCGGTAAGTGTATTTCTCATCTGGGGCTACATAAAGGGAAGAAAAATAGAGCCGATGATGTACCTGGGCATTCTAATTTTCTTTATAGTTCACTCTATTTTCCCTAATAAACAAGAGCGATTTATCCTACCTATGTATCCATTTCTAATCATCATAGGAACAATAGGATGGACCAATTTTGTGGAACATTCTAAGTTTTGGATCAAGCACCCAAAGTTACACAATGGCCTTTGGAATTTCTTTTGGGGTATAAATATCATTGCTACTCTGGCCATGGCCTTAACTTTCACTAAACGAGATCGTATAGAGCCTCTGCATTACCTTTCTAAAAAAACTGATGTCACCTCAGTAATTGTAGAAAGCGAGCGTGGCGGTGTGAAACAGGTACCTGTATACTACCTGGGTACTAACTGTGTAGATTATGATGAGCTACATGCCGGCCTATTAGGTTTGGAGGAATTTGAAGCTAATCAAAAATACCTGGACCCTAACTTTAAAGTAGTATTTGACTTTGGTGCTGACAAAAGCCCGGAAAGACTCCAGTTCGAAATGGACAGCGTGCAGAAGCAGCCCAATTATATTATTTTCAAGGGAGAAAATAATTTTGATCAGAGGAAACAACGGGTCAATGCCTTGTTTCCAGGAAAGAAGCTAACCTTAGAAAAGGAAATAAATCCTTCTCATTTCGATCAGCTTTTACACATCCTTAATCCAAGGGTACATAGAAACGATGTAGCTCGCGTTTACAAAATTGACTAA
- a CDS encoding TerB family tellurite resistance protein: protein MIGFFEHQYLSYKKTHLKNLIALAKADGELHADEEKMLYVMGERYGLKDRQIASLIRSNKPIEFQVPEGFEDRMNQLYDLIIMVYADGIVEESEVAFCENLMDQFAFRKEIVNWMIEMFDKGNPPTLEEWENIKTKAKDFII from the coding sequence ATGATTGGCTTTTTCGAACATCAATACCTGTCTTATAAGAAGACACACTTAAAAAACCTTATCGCATTAGCCAAAGCCGATGGTGAGCTGCATGCCGATGAAGAGAAGATGCTTTATGTAATGGGAGAACGATATGGCTTGAAAGATCGCCAGATTGCCTCCTTAATCAGAAGCAATAAACCCATCGAATTTCAGGTGCCTGAAGGCTTTGAAGACAGAATGAATCAGCTTTATGACTTGATTATCATGGTCTACGCTGATGGCATTGTGGAAGAAAGTGAAGTTGCCTTTTGCGAGAACCTTATGGATCAGTTTGCTTTCAGAAAAGAGATAGTAAACTGGATGATAGAAATGTTTGATAAGGGAAATCCTCCCACTCTTGAAGAATGGGAGAATATCAAAACTAAGGCTAAAGATTTTATTATCTAG
- a CDS encoding sodium-dependent transporter: MANRGGFSSKLGFIFAAAGSAVGLGNIWKFPYEAGLNGGAVFLIIYLILTVVVCYPIMVGEIAIGRRAQADAYGSYKKLGGKKWGIIGLFGILCGVMILSFYNVVAGWAFGYFLEISFGNLLQNGNFSEFFGDYVADITDNFIFSFCFMIITAFIVVKGVQGGIERASKILMPVLFIILIGLIIYAVTLPNAMEGVKYYLLPDFSNFKGEALYSALGQAFFSLSLGMGALITYGSYISKNDNIISSAAMITVMDASVAFLAGLLIFPLIFSQNLEPTAGPGLVFVVLPGVFEAMGPLVGRIIGGGFFLLLCFAALTSTISLLEVPVAYLVDEKKWPRKRVVWLLALFVFLVGIPSMLSQGAVEIFSKLGFYGDKDFLTFVAEVFSDISLPLGGCLMSIFIAVKWRKENFSDEIAQGNPKYKGSFLEKFINIMITVICPFVLGFLFINTVLAKFFGIMLI; this comes from the coding sequence ATGGCAAACCGAGGTGGATTTAGTAGTAAATTAGGTTTCATATTCGCAGCCGCGGGCTCTGCGGTGGGGCTGGGAAATATTTGGAAGTTTCCTTATGAAGCGGGACTTAACGGAGGAGCAGTATTCCTTATTATATACTTAATACTTACCGTGGTGGTTTGTTATCCTATAATGGTAGGTGAAATTGCCATTGGTAGAAGAGCGCAGGCAGATGCCTATGGATCTTATAAGAAATTAGGAGGAAAGAAGTGGGGGATTATTGGTCTTTTCGGTATTCTCTGCGGTGTAATGATTCTTTCTTTTTATAATGTAGTAGCAGGCTGGGCCTTTGGTTATTTCCTTGAGATCTCCTTCGGTAATCTTCTTCAGAATGGTAATTTCAGTGAGTTCTTCGGCGATTATGTAGCTGACATTACTGATAACTTTATATTTTCATTTTGCTTTATGATCATCACCGCCTTTATAGTTGTTAAAGGTGTACAAGGAGGAATTGAGCGTGCTTCAAAGATTTTGATGCCTGTATTATTCATCATCCTTATTGGGCTTATCATATATGCGGTAACATTGCCTAACGCTATGGAGGGGGTGAAGTATTATTTACTTCCTGACTTCAGTAACTTTAAAGGTGAGGCGCTTTATTCAGCACTTGGTCAGGCATTCTTCTCATTATCTTTAGGTATGGGTGCTTTGATTACTTATGGTTCTTACATCAGTAAGAATGACAATATCATTTCTTCTGCAGCCATGATCACGGTGATGGATGCCAGTGTAGCTTTCTTAGCTGGTCTGTTAATCTTCCCATTAATTTTCTCTCAAAACCTTGAGCCAACTGCTGGCCCAGGATTGGTATTCGTAGTATTACCGGGTGTGTTTGAAGCTATGGGGCCTCTAGTAGGTAGAATAATAGGAGGAGGATTCTTCTTATTACTATGCTTCGCTGCTTTAACTTCTACTATCAGCTTATTAGAAGTGCCAGTAGCTTATCTTGTAGATGAGAAAAAATGGCCAAGAAAGAGAGTGGTGTGGTTGCTAGCGCTTTTCGTTTTCTTAGTGGGTATACCAAGTATGCTGTCTCAAGGCGCTGTTGAGATATTCTCAAAGCTTGGATTCTACGGAGACAAAGACTTCTTAACTTTTGTGGCAGAAGTGTTTAGTGATATCAGTTTACCTCTTGGAGGATGCTTAATGTCTATCTTCATTGCGGTGAAGTGGCGTAAAGAAAACTTCAGTGATGAGATAGCACAAGGAAACCCTAAATACAAAGGGTCTTTCCTTGAGAAGTTTATCAATATTATGATTACAGTGATCTGCCCGTTTGTACTTGGCTTCCTGTTTATTAATACAGTGCTTGCCAAGTTCTTCGGAATAATGCTGATCTAG